A window of Diospyros lotus cultivar Yz01 chromosome 14, ASM1463336v1, whole genome shotgun sequence contains these coding sequences:
- the LOC127790511 gene encoding pathogenesis-related protein PR-4-like, with translation MKMEKKIGLLAVVLLGVVALAAAQSASNVRATYHYYNPEQNNWDLRAVSAYCSRWDADKPLAWRQKYGWTAFCGPVGPQGQEACGKCLRVTNTRTGANQIVRIVDQCSNGGLDLDYAGVFQKLDTDGNGYQQGHLTVNYDFVDCGD, from the exons AtgaagatggagaagaagataGGACTGTTGGCGGTGGTGTTGCTGGGCGTGGTGGCTTTGGCGGCCGCGCAGAGCGCATCGAACGTGAGGGCAACGTACCATTACTACAACCCGGAGCAGAACAATTGGGACCTGAGGGCCGTGAGCGCTTACTGCTCGAGGTGGGACGCCGACAAGCCCTTGGCGTGGCGCCAAAAGTACGGATGGACGGCCTTCTGTGGCCCCGTTGGCCCTCAAGGCCAGGAAGCCTGCGGCAAGTGCTTGAGG GTCACAAACACAAGGACCGGAGCAAACCAAATAGTGAGAATAGTAGATCAATGCAGCAATGGAGGGCTGGATTTGGATTATGCTGGTGTTTTCCAAAAACTGGACACTGATGGCAACGGCTATCAACAGGGCCACCTCACTGTCAACTACGACTTCGTCGACTGTGGGGACTGA
- the LOC127790512 gene encoding pathogenesis-related protein PR-4A-like yields MKMEKKIGLLAVVLLGVVALAAAQSASNVRATYHYYNPQQNNWDLRAVSAYCSTWDADKPLAWRKKYGWTAFCGPAGPRGRDSCGKCLRVTNTRTGANQIVRIVDQCSNGGLDLDFVGVFKKLDTDGNGYQQGHLTVNYQFVNCGD; encoded by the exons atgaagatggaaAAGAAGATAGGCCTGTTGGCGGTGGTGTTGCTGGGCGTGGTGGCTTTGGCGGCCGCGCAGAGCGCATCGAACGTGAGGGCAACGTACCATTACTACAACCCTCAGCAGAACAATTGGGACCTGAGGGCGGTGAGCGCTTACTGCTCGACGTGGGACGCCGACAAGCCCTTGGCGTGGCGCAAAAAGTACGGATGGACGGCCTTCTGTGGCCCCGCTGGCCCTCGCGGCCGGGATTCCTGCGGGAAGTGCTTGAGG GTCACAAACACAAGGACCGGAGCAAACCAAATAGTGAGAATAGTAGATCAATGCAGCAATGGAGGGCTGGATTTGGATTTTGTTGGTGTTTTCAAAAAACTGGACACTGATGGCAACGGCTATCAACAGGGCCACCTCACTGTCAACTACCAATTCGTCAATTGTGGGGACTGA
- the LOC127790623 gene encoding barwin-like, with protein sequence MQTKIGLCAAVLLGLVALAVAQSGSNVRATSHSYRPAQNRWDLNAVNAYCARWDAGKPLAWRKKYGWTAFCGLAGPHGRGACGKCVKVTNTRTGAEETVRVVDHCNNGGLILDEGVFRKLNDDWKDYKQSYLVVDYEFVNCDY encoded by the exons ATGCAGACGAAGATAGGGCTGTGCGCAGCGGTGTTGCTAGGCCTGGTGGCATTGGCCGTCGCCCAGAGTGGCAGCAACGTTAGAGCCACGTCCCATTCGTACAGGCCGGCGCAGAACAGGTGGGACCTGAACGCAGTGAACGCTTATTGCGCGAGATGGGACGCCGGCAAGCCCTTGGCGTGGCGCAAAAAGTACGGATGGACCGCCTTCTGTGGCCTGGCCGGCCCTCACGGCCGGGGAGCCTGCGGCAAGTGCGTTAAG GTCACGAACACTAGGACAGGAGCTGAAGAAACAGTGAGAGTAGTCGATCACTGCAACAATGGAGGGCTGATTTTGGATGAAGGGGTGTTTCGGAAATTGAATGATGATTGGAAGGACTATAAACAGAGCTACCTCGTTGTCGACTACGAGTTCGTCAACTGTGATTACTGA